A single Kryptolebias marmoratus isolate JLee-2015 linkage group LG7, ASM164957v2, whole genome shotgun sequence DNA region contains:
- the si:ch73-375g18.1 gene encoding kinesin-like protein KIF1C has product MCLSPSAWCLCVLRVGQQDVDIKLSGQFIKEIHCVFVSETNEQGEVVVTLEPLVGAETYVNGKQISDAVVLKQGNRIVMGKNHVFRFNHPEQARLERERSATADQQGEPEDWNYAQKELLEKQGIDIKLEMEKRLQDVETQYRKEKEEADLLLEQHRLYADSDSGDDSDKRSCEESWRLISSLREKLPANKVQTIVKRCGLPSSGKRREPLRVYQIPQRRRISKDPKRVTMEDLRMQAVKEICYEVALGDFRHSRQEIEALAIVKMKELCRMYAKKDANEKDSWRAVAQDVCDTVGIGEERSPPSEEGGGGGGGGEPAEGGQKVYNLKAHIDKLTDILEEVKLQNNMKDEEIKALRDRMIKMESIIPVQDEEVNGEGGVSSQKEGGGSEDSPDAPEVRVQRLMEEDPAFRRGRLRWLKQEQQRIQNLQKQNITKKLRGQTQNPGPTTPTVPVHLPGTGRFIPPQECKLKFPFKSNPAHRLSWGATEALQALGLGEDGGDGGEQQENGGTEENASPPPPLLPLPFPAPPPRMRTPSPHRAWQQRNQGNQGGFQHNQNHQRRYRHNSLDSSAHRNHDNDQQYGGNSNGHQGRPRQRRGESPGRGERGGRGGGSRDREGGFYYNQHQHHQFHPHPYFNPHNAPFQPGPHPNYNSLPRPGAPPLTPDMLLGMGPPPPPGVWGFTTPPRMRRQFSVPDLKPNKETPI; this is encoded by the exons ATGTGTTTGTCTCCGTCAGCCTGGTGTCTTTGTGTCCTCAGGGTGGGACAGCAGGACGTGGACATCAAACTTTCAGGTCAATTCATAAAAGAGAtccactgtgtgtttgtgagtgagaCCAACGAGCAGGGAGAAG tggTGGTGACTCTGGAGCCGCTGGTCGGAGCAGAAACTTACGTTAACGGGAAACAGATCAGTGACGCTGTGGTCCTGAAACAAG GTAACCGCATCGTGATGGGGAAGAACCACGTGTTCCGCTTCAACCACCCGGAGCAGGCCCGGCTGGAGCGGGAGCGCAGCGCCACGGCCGACCAGCAGGGGGAGCCGGAGGACTGGAACTACGCCCagaaggagctgctggagaagCAGGGCATCGACATCAAGCTGGAGATGGAGAAGAG actgCAGGACGTGGAGACTCAGTACCGTAAAGAGAAGGAGGAGGCGGACCTTCTGCTGGAGCAGCACCGCCTG tacGCAGACAGCGACAGCGGCGATGACTCTGATAAACGCTCCTGTGAGGAGAGCTGGAGGCTGATCTCCTCCCTCAGAGAGAAGCTTCCTGCCAACAAG GTGCAGACCATAGTGAAGCGCTGCGGCCTCCCCAGCAGCGGGAAGAGGAGGGAGCCCCTCAGGGTCTACCAGATCCCCCAGAGGAGGAGGATCAGCAAAGACCCCAAGCGGGTCACCATGGAGGACCTGCGCATGCAGGCCGTCAAAGAGATCTGCTACGAG GTGGCTCTGGGAGACTTCCGTCACTCCCGCCAGGAGATCGAGGCGCTCGCCATCGTCAAGATGAAGGAACTCTGCCGCATGTACGCCAAGAAGGACGCCAACGAGAAGGACAGCTGGAGGGCCGTGGCCCAGGACGTCTGCGACACGGTGGGCattggagaggagaggagcccCCCCTccgaggagggaggaggaggaggaggaggaggagagccgGCGGAGGGAGGACAGAAGGTGTACAACCTGAAGGCTCACATCGACAAGCTGACAGATATCCTGGAG GAGGTGAAGCTGCAGAACAACATGAAGGACGAGGAGATCAAAGCTCTGAGAGACAGGATGATCAAGATGGAGAGCATCATACCTGTGCAG GACGAGGAGGTTAACGGGGAAGGAGGCGTGTCTTCTCAGAAAGAAGGCGGCGGCTCTGAGGACAGTCCCGACGCCCCCGAGGTCAGAGTTCAGCGTCTGATGGAGGAGGACCCGGCATTCAGGAGAGGGCGCCTCCGCTGGCTGAAGCAGGAACAGCAGCGGATCCAGAACCTGCAGAAGCAGAACATCACCAAGAAGCTCCGAGGACAGACCCAGAACCCAG GTCCAACCACCCCCACAGTCCCGGTCCACCTCCCCGGGACCGGCCGCTTCATCCCTCCCCAGGAGTGCAAGCTGAAGTTCCCCTTTAAGAGTAACCCCGCCCACCGGCTGTCGTGGGGCGCCACCGAGGCGCTGCAGGCTCTGGGTCTGGGGGAGGACGGGGGAGACGGGGGGGAGCAGCAGGAGAACGGAGGAACGGAAGAAAACGCTTCTCCCCCACCTCCTCTCCTGCCTCTCCCCTTTCCAGCCCCGCCCCCTCGCATGCGCACGCCCAGCCCCCATCGAGCTTGGCAGCAGCGTAACCAAGGCAACCAGGGGGGGTTTCAACACAACCAGAACCACCAGCGGCGCTACCGCCACAACTCCCTGGACAGCTCCGCCCACCGTAACCACGACAACGACCAGCAGTACGGCGGGAACAGCAACGGTCACCAGGGGCGCCCGAGACAGAGGAGGGGGGAGTCACCCGGCAGAGGAGAGAGGGGGGGCAGGGGGGGAGGAAGCAGGGACAGAGAGGGGGGGTTCTACTATAATCAGCACCAGCACCATCAGTTCCACCCGCACCCCTACTTCAACCCCCACAATGCACCATTCCAGCCTGGGCCCCACCCCAACTACAACAGCCTGCCACGCCCCGGAGCCCCGCCCCTCACCCCTGACATGCTCCTGGGGATGGGGCCTCCACCCCCCCCAGGTGTGTGGGGCTTCACCACTCCGCCCCGGATGAGACGGCAGTTCAGCGTTCCGGACCTGAAACCCAACAAGGAGACGCCCATCTGA